The genomic segment TTCGTTGACGACCACCCCGGCGGTCGTGTGCGGGACGTAGACGGTGCAGATTCCGTGTCGAGTCTCGTCGGGAACGGCGCCTTCGACTCTCGAGGTTACGTCGACGACGTCGACTCGTTCGCCGGTCCGGACTTCGATCGTCATGTTACGCGTGTACGGACGAATCGGTCGTAAACCTGCCCCTGCCAGCCGTCGACCGGCGCGGAGAGTCCTCGTGGCCGCATTCGAATATCGCACTGACCCCCACCGCCACGGACCGTTGACGGTGGTCGATGGTGATTCGTTTCCCCGGTTCGGTACCGTTGGTCGAAGCGACGCCGTTCGGGGTCGCCAACTACCGAGTTCCCGCTCGAACGCGGTTGCGCCGGACCGTGAGAGTCCCGGCACTAACGCTAACCCCTCGCTCGAGAATCCCGCTAGTATGGCGACTGCAGATCGTATCGAACGGCGGGTTTCGACTCGAGAGCCCGAACGAGCGCTTCCGCCCTCGTTCGTGCTGTATCGTGCTACGATTCGGGGAATAACGGGCGGACTCATCGCGACGGCGATCATGACGCTGTACCGATTACCGATTTTCAGCGCGCTCCCGCCGACTGCCGAGTTTTGGGCGCGATTCGTCGGGGGTGGCGAACCCGAACGGTACCCGCTCCACGGGTTAGTCCTCCACTTTCTCTACGGTGCCGTTGCTGGAGGGGTCTTCGGAACCCTCTTCGCTATTGTCGACCGCCAAACGTACCTCGACCGAGAGCGATTAGGACTCCTCTCCGGACTCGCGTACGGCCTCGTCCTCTCTGCCGTCGGTCACCGCATTATCTTTCGGTACCTCCTCGACCGGGAGTTAGCGGACGACGAGGCGCTCGTCTTCCACGTCGGACACGCGATTTACGGACTGACGCTCGGAACGTGGTTCGGGACGCACGAGCGGTTCGGCGACGTCTATGATTGATCGCGGTACCGGAGCCGACGACCGTTCCCGACGGCACTCGAGTGGTAAACGCCCTCCCGGTACCTGCGAACGCATTTTAAGTGTGTACCCGCCGATCCGAATCACGGATTCGACGACGAGAGCGAGACTGTCGCGCTGGAACACTGCCACCAGGTGATCGAAAAAAGCCGTGAGACCTTAGACTCCCCAGAAGAACGCGATGCCGAGCACCGTCACGACCGATAGCAGCACCTGCAGCGGCGCGCCGACCCAGAAGTAATCGCTGAAGCGGTAGCCGCCGGGGCCGTAGACGAACAGGTTCGTCTGGTAGCCGATCGGTCCGAGGAAGGCCGTACTCGCCGCGAAGGTGACCGCCAGCGCGAACGCGAACGGGTTCGCGCCGATGCCGGCCGCCGCGGCCGCCGCGACCGGGATCAGGAGGACGACGCTCGCGTTGTTGCTGATGACCTCCGTGATGAGGCCGGTCGCGATGTAGAACAGCCACAGCACGAGCAGCGGCGGCAGGAAGCCCGCCGTCGAGACGAGAAGCCAGGCGAGGTAGGCGGCTGCACCGGTCTGCTCGAGCGCGATTCCCAGCGGAATGACGCCCGCCAGCAGGAAGATGATGTCCCACTCGACGGCGTCGTACAGTTCGTTCGGTTTGAGCACTCCCGCGATAACCATCGCGATCACGCCCGCGATCGCGGAGATGAGGATCGGGTAGATCTCGAGGGCGGCGACGGCGACGACGCCGATCATGATGGCGACGGCGATCGGCGCCTTATCCGTTCGATATTGAGGGTTGGGCGGTTCGCGGGCAACGATCACGTCGTCGCTGCGCGAGAGGCGGTCGAGCGTGTCCGGCGGCGCCTGCACGAGAAGCGTGTCGCCGACGTCGAGTCGCTTGCCAACGATCCGGTCGGCGACGAGCGTGCCGTGACTCCGCAAGCCGAGCACGGCGGCGCCGAACTCCTCGCGGAACCGTTCGAGATCGAGTCGTTCGCCGACCAGTCGCGAATC from the Natronococcus sp. AD-5 genome contains:
- a CDS encoding DUF6789 family protein, with the translated sequence MATADRIERRVSTREPERALPPSFVLYRATIRGITGGLIATAIMTLYRLPIFSALPPTAEFWARFVGGGEPERYPLHGLVLHFLYGAVAGGVFGTLFAIVDRQTYLDRERLGLLSGLAYGLVLSAVGHRIIFRYLLDRELADDEALVFHVGHAIYGLTLGTWFGTHERFGDVYD